A genomic window from Variovorax paradoxus includes:
- a CDS encoding LysR family transcriptional regulator, producing MNTRFVEAFLWAARLGSFRAASDRLHITQAAVSNRVASLEEDIGARLFERDARELRLTPVGVRLMDYGERLLELRREIVSLGRPRGDILGLVRIGAIETVVHTWLLGFLTNLRSTYPGIEVQLTSETTLALHRGLREGALDIALQTDHIAGAGIVSTPCLPMPMGWVGPPGAEPTQTVEQLLRQPVLTMSPGSQPHEALKNLFRAAGIPLGKVHCVSSISALARLVKAGFGNAMVPLPPCYEYVAIGDVRIIECDALISPQRIVVSHLEAADSDAIRLVAELACRASDQFTTSAIAPTWSASAEG from the coding sequence ATGAACACACGATTTGTAGAAGCCTTTCTCTGGGCCGCACGGCTCGGCAGCTTCCGCGCGGCGAGCGACCGGCTCCACATCACGCAGGCGGCGGTGTCCAACCGCGTGGCCTCCCTCGAAGAAGACATCGGCGCGCGCCTGTTCGAACGCGATGCACGCGAGTTGCGGCTCACGCCGGTGGGCGTGCGGCTGATGGACTACGGCGAGCGGCTGCTCGAGCTGCGCCGCGAGATCGTCTCGCTTGGCCGTCCGCGCGGCGACATCCTAGGCCTGGTGCGCATCGGCGCCATCGAGACCGTCGTCCACACGTGGCTGCTGGGCTTTCTCACCAACCTGCGCTCCACCTACCCGGGCATCGAGGTGCAGCTGACCTCCGAGACCACGCTGGCCCTGCACCGCGGCCTGCGCGAGGGCGCGCTAGACATCGCGCTGCAGACCGACCACATCGCCGGCGCCGGCATCGTGAGCACGCCCTGCCTGCCGATGCCCATGGGCTGGGTCGGGCCGCCCGGCGCCGAGCCCACGCAGACGGTCGAGCAGTTGCTGCGCCAGCCCGTGCTCACGATGAGCCCCGGCTCGCAGCCGCACGAAGCGCTGAAGAACCTGTTTCGCGCGGCGGGCATTCCGCTGGGCAAGGTGCACTGCGTGAGCTCGATCTCTGCGCTGGCACGGCTGGTGAAGGCGGGCTTCGGCAACGCGATGGTGCCGCTGCCGCCCTGTTATGAATACGTGGCCATCGGCGACGTGCGGATCATCGAGTGCGATGCGCTCATCTCGCCGCAGCGCATCGTGGTGAGCCACCTAGAAGCCGCCGACTCCGATGCCATCCGGCTCGTGGCCGAGCTGGCGTGCCGGGCTTCCGACCAGTTCACCACGTCGGCAATCGCACCAACCTGGAGCGCATCGGCAGAGGGTTAA
- a CDS encoding DUF4286 family protein has product MNTPDLSFPAANANGLLFVASDVEPADDADFNRWYDQEHVEERVRIPGFLSGARYFSLEGGRKYLGLYRTESLAVFGSPGYRAAFEKQTPWSIANLDRMRQPIRRVCAVRAVTGFGSGSHVVVLPLPVAADAEALVASAARTGLQLKKEQAGFVQSYLLVPDTALSTPLPRESTEGRVLQPLLVIETSSADAARTARATAATAFDADPATGWLLALGWKLSAAELG; this is encoded by the coding sequence ATGAACACACCTGACCTTTCTTTCCCCGCAGCGAACGCGAACGGCCTGCTGTTCGTCGCTTCGGATGTCGAGCCGGCCGACGATGCCGACTTCAACCGCTGGTACGACCAGGAGCACGTCGAAGAACGCGTGCGCATCCCCGGCTTTCTCTCGGGCGCGCGCTACTTCTCGCTCGAGGGCGGCCGCAAGTACCTCGGGCTGTACCGCACCGAATCGCTGGCGGTGTTCGGTTCGCCCGGCTACCGCGCCGCGTTCGAGAAGCAGACGCCGTGGTCCATCGCCAACCTCGACCGCATGCGCCAGCCGATCCGTCGCGTCTGCGCCGTGCGCGCCGTCACTGGCTTCGGCAGCGGCAGCCACGTGGTCGTGCTGCCCCTGCCGGTGGCCGCCGATGCCGAAGCGCTGGTGGCAAGCGCCGCCCGCACCGGCCTTCAGCTGAAGAAAGAGCAGGCAGGCTTCGTGCAGTCATACCTGCTCGTACCCGACACCGCGCTCAGCACGCCGCTGCCGCGCGAATCCACCGAAGGCCGCGTGCTGCAGCCGCTGCTGGTGATCGAGACCAGCAGCGCAGATGCCGCGCGCACCGCCCGCGCCACGGCCGCCACCGCCTTCGATGCCGATCCCGCCACCGGCTGGCTGCTCGCTCTCGGCTGGAAGCTGAGCGCGGCCGAGCTGGGCTGA
- a CDS encoding MFS transporter, whose product MTEHVLPAATTAATPPTPGSSSGSAKMGRLAMASSIGTTLEWYDFTVYNIMAALVFNAVFFPSFDPLTGTILAFSTYAVGYISRPLGGMVFGHLGDRLGRRFVLVATLVIMGVSTGLMGLLPTYATWGIWAPVALVALRFVQGVALGGEWAGAVLLSMEHGKPDERGRNASFTQVGPSCGTLIGTGFIAIVSAWLSPEEFQAWGWRLPLISSVALVLFGLWLRRGVDETPVFREMEEKKATAKTPIKEVFTQHWRSLLVAGGSRIGSDVLYALVVVFTLTYVTTVLHLSRPLALTATMIGAACNAIAVPWFGSLSDRIGRRPVYIAGALLGMVWAFVFFVLMDSAQPVAICAAVVVGLLIHAMMYGPQAAFVTEQFPGRVRYAGASLAYTLAGIVGGGFAPLIIASLFKSWGTTVAVSLYVVAALGLTLIALVVARETAKRPLEN is encoded by the coding sequence ATGACCGAACATGTTCTCCCCGCTGCGACCACCGCAGCCACGCCGCCCACACCCGGTTCCAGTTCCGGGTCCGCGAAGATGGGCCGCCTGGCCATGGCCAGCTCCATCGGCACCACGCTGGAGTGGTACGACTTCACCGTCTACAACATCATGGCCGCGCTGGTCTTCAACGCGGTGTTCTTCCCGTCGTTCGACCCGCTCACCGGCACCATCCTCGCGTTCTCGACCTATGCGGTCGGCTACATCTCGCGCCCGCTGGGCGGCATGGTGTTCGGCCACCTCGGCGACCGGCTGGGCCGGCGCTTCGTGCTGGTGGCCACGCTGGTCATCATGGGTGTGTCCACGGGCCTGATGGGCCTGCTGCCCACCTATGCAACGTGGGGCATCTGGGCGCCGGTGGCACTGGTGGCGCTGCGCTTCGTGCAGGGCGTGGCGCTCGGCGGCGAATGGGCCGGCGCGGTGCTGCTGTCGATGGAGCACGGCAAGCCCGACGAGCGCGGCCGCAATGCCTCGTTCACGCAGGTCGGCCCGTCGTGCGGCACGCTGATCGGCACCGGCTTCATCGCCATCGTGTCGGCCTGGCTGAGCCCGGAAGAGTTCCAGGCCTGGGGCTGGCGCCTGCCGCTGATCTCCAGCGTCGCGCTGGTGCTGTTCGGCCTGTGGCTGCGCCGCGGTGTGGACGAGACGCCCGTGTTCCGCGAGATGGAAGAGAAGAAGGCCACCGCCAAGACCCCCATCAAGGAAGTGTTCACCCAGCACTGGCGCAGCCTGCTGGTGGCCGGCGGCTCGCGCATCGGCTCCGACGTGCTGTACGCGCTGGTGGTGGTGTTCACGCTGACCTACGTGACGACGGTGCTGCACCTGTCGCGGCCGCTGGCGCTCACCGCAACGATGATCGGCGCGGCCTGCAACGCGATTGCGGTGCCGTGGTTCGGCAGCCTGTCTGACCGCATCGGCCGCCGGCCGGTCTACATTGCCGGCGCGCTGCTGGGCATGGTGTGGGCCTTCGTGTTCTTCGTGCTGATGGACAGCGCGCAACCGGTCGCCATCTGCGCGGCGGTGGTGGTGGGCCTCTTGATCCACGCAATGATGTACGGCCCGCAGGCCGCCTTCGTGACCGAGCAGTTCCCCGGCCGCGTGCGCTATGCAGGCGCCTCGCTGGCCTACACGCTGGCCGGCATCGTAGGCGGCGGCTTTGCGCCGCTGATCATCGCGAGCCTGTTCAAGTCGTGGGGCACCACGGTAGCCGTGTCGCTGTACGTGGTGGCCGCGCTGGGCCTGACGCTGATCGCCCTCGTGGTGGCCCGCGAAACCGCCAAGCGCCCGCTGGAGAACTGA
- a CDS encoding DUF2848 domain-containing protein, translating to MTTNMHHSLRFACESISEDGTRSTALHSVAPRALVVAGWTGRDIAAIEHHIEELAELGVPRPSSVPLYYRVAAQLLTQSPAIEALGDQSSGEAEPVFFFSQGEWWLSVASDHTDRHVESYSVAVSKQMCAKPVAETAWRWRDVQAHQDTLELRSRIFEDGRWTDYQRGTLASIRPLAALRDGMPGAGSAPEGLFMTCGTLGALPNAKGEGIRPAGQMEIELHDPKLRRRIVHRYAVEALPVVA from the coding sequence ATGACGACGAACATGCATCATTCCCTGCGCTTCGCCTGCGAGAGCATTTCCGAAGACGGCACGCGCTCCACCGCCCTGCACAGCGTCGCGCCCCGCGCGTTGGTGGTGGCGGGCTGGACAGGCCGCGACATCGCGGCCATCGAGCACCACATCGAAGAACTGGCGGAGCTCGGCGTGCCGCGCCCTTCGAGCGTGCCGCTGTACTACCGCGTCGCGGCCCAGCTGTTGACGCAATCGCCAGCCATCGAGGCGCTGGGTGACCAGAGCTCCGGCGAGGCCGAGCCCGTGTTCTTCTTCTCGCAGGGCGAGTGGTGGCTGAGCGTGGCCTCTGACCACACCGACCGGCATGTAGAGAGCTACTCGGTTGCCGTGTCGAAGCAGATGTGCGCCAAGCCCGTTGCCGAGACCGCATGGCGCTGGCGCGACGTGCAGGCGCACCAGGACACACTCGAGCTGCGCTCGCGCATCTTCGAGGACGGCCGCTGGACCGACTACCAGCGCGGCACGCTCGCATCGATCCGACCGCTGGCCGCACTGCGCGACGGCATGCCCGGCGCCGGCAGCGCACCCGAAGGCCTGTTCATGACCTGCGGCACGCTGGGCGCACTGCCCAACGCGAAGGGCGAAGGCATCCGGCCCGCCGGGCAGATGGAAATCGAACTGCACGACCCGAAGCTGCGGCGCCGCATCGTGCATCGCTATGCGGTGGAAGCACTGCCGGTGGTGGCGTGA
- a CDS encoding nuclear transport factor 2 family protein, translating into MTTLEIANKLVALCREGKFEDAKSLYADDAVSVEAGAPPGQQREAVGLAAIEAKGKWWSDNHEVHSFKITGPWPHDDRFIVGFDFDVTMKPTGQRFQMEEAGLYTVKDGAIVREEFFYSMGG; encoded by the coding sequence ATGACCACGCTCGAAATCGCGAACAAGCTCGTCGCGCTGTGCAGAGAAGGAAAGTTCGAGGACGCGAAATCGCTCTACGCCGATGACGCAGTGAGCGTCGAGGCGGGCGCCCCGCCCGGCCAGCAGCGCGAGGCTGTCGGCCTGGCAGCCATCGAGGCCAAGGGCAAGTGGTGGAGCGACAACCACGAAGTGCATTCGTTCAAGATCACCGGCCCCTGGCCGCATGACGACCGCTTCATCGTCGGCTTCGATTTCGACGTGACCATGAAGCCCACGGGCCAGCGCTTCCAGATGGAAGAAGCAGGCCTCTACACCGTGAAGGACGGGGCCATCGTGCGAGAAGAGTTCTTCTATTCGATGGGCGGCTGA
- a CDS encoding alpha-2-macroglobulin family protein yields the protein MAGPGFALQITSLTPQGEVARVRQVVAKFDQAAVNFGDPKAPAPLTVSCTDAQAAKGTGRWTDAKAWVYDFENDLPPGVRCTVTRIPTFKPASGELTGPERYQFNTGGPFVRNYMPGSYSRIDEQQMFMLELNGAATLDSVRQNIWCAADGVGERIPVKLLDGEQRAGLLKAFGRDKAAEKDPLRFVTMQCNRTLTPGAKVQVVYGKGVATPSGVPNNVERRLDFQVREPFAVSFTCERENAQAACLPLRPMQLTFNAPVTRKLAAQIQLKGDKTIKAKLENEGGAQSDDDVVNGVSFEPPLAESTQYSIELPSKFEDASGRPLASPGTFPLKVATGMMPPLAKFAASPFGVVERLAEPDTPAMMPVTVRRVEPKLLVNALTPGKVSDMNPKTDAEIIAWFRKVRRYDSFTISREQARKDVKGPLPPVIDKDDRTTLQTRMLSLLAGQQGVKALDMPKSDAGDPRPFEVIGIPLTPGFHVLEIASQKLGEALLDERYNAGRTMYVRTTALATNLAVHFKLGRENSMAWVTTLDKGKVVAGAEVRVSGCDGKAVASGTTDANGIVMLNGVSPQPPSCNGPNEYETGAWFVSARAKDDKGVEDLAFTWSDWQRGIEPWRFNVPTNMQAEPDRIAHTIFDRTLLRAGETVSMKSLIRTQTNKGFGLPENRPDTLVITHTGSGQRFTQPLNWRKTATGGLSAENTFPIPPAAKLGVYEVMLRTGKGKDANGEGESDGDEDYARSFSTGMFRVEEFRLPVLEGRITPTEKKPLVAATSVPTDVQINYVAGGGAANLPVRVSAMVRGKALSFSDYDAFSFNPPRATQGDGTEAATPAADTSAGEEDLNSVNDTRVIADKLPLTLNKDGGGKVTIDKVPKVKAARELLLEATYADPNGEVQTIRSTQTLWPASVIAGIKTEGWVSTAQKLKFQALALDLAGKPQANVTLNVRAVARITTTSRKRMVGGFYTYDNKTETKDIGTVCSGKSDARGLLLCESELKEAGEVELIASATDSEGRDAKAVSSVYVTKQGELWFGGEDNDRIDVLPEKKSYQPGEVAKFQVRSPFRFATALVAVEREGIIETHVVQLDGKDPTVTLQVKPEWGPNAYVSVLALRGRLREVPWYSFFTWGFKSPREWWTAFWYEGKEYVAPTAMVDLSKPAYRLGMAEIRVGTRAHQLDVTVTSDKPSYPIRSKAQVTISAKLPDGKPAAGAEVALAAVDQALLELMPNDSWNLLNAMLQRRSWGVSTSTAQMEIVGRRHYGRKAVPAGGGGGKGQTRELLDTLLVWNPKVVLDANGQAVVTVPLNDALTTFKIVAVADSGTSLFGTGQASIQATQDLQIISGLPPLVREDDQFRAQITLRNTTQKPMKVEATPRATLLTLEPQTVDIPAGEAREVAWTVTAPAQLAQTRAEAILWEIEAKDTIGGAQGARDALKVRQRIVPSVPLTVQQATLLQVDGPFTLDVAPPADALPGRGGLKLSLQPKLAEGLPGVRDWFANYPFICLEQKTSKSVGLRDAKMWQGVLAQLPTYLDSDGLANYFPPRDGEANRGSDILTSYLLAATNEAAQLNPAFALADDVRAPMESGLIAFVEGRITREFWSPRKDLDVRKLAALEALSRYGKAKGSMLGSITIAPNQWPTSAVIDWLNILKRVNDVPQRQQRLDEANNVLKARLSYQGTKLIFSTEQDDYWWWLMTNGDVNTARLLLSVMDDPGWKDDIGKLANGFIGRQQNGAWHTTTANLWGGLALEKFSKVFESTPVAGVTAATLGAVKAQVNWSQVERVKTSDPAGAPNQTTFFGAPASPGNLKNNTMFLPWAASPSGAPVRDTLLVTQQGTGKPWLTLQSIAAVQLKAPFAAGYAIKKTITPVEQATAGKYTRGDVLRVTLEVNASADMTWVVISDPIPGGATILGGGLGRDSQIATQGEKKSGAGWAAFEERSFEAFRSYYEYLPKGVVKMEYTVRLNNVGDFALPPSRVEAMYAPEMFGEAPNARVKVEAAK from the coding sequence ATGGCCGGCCCGGGCTTTGCCCTCCAGATCACCAGCCTCACGCCCCAGGGCGAGGTCGCGCGCGTACGCCAGGTCGTCGCCAAGTTCGACCAGGCCGCCGTCAACTTCGGTGACCCCAAGGCCCCCGCCCCGCTCACGGTGAGCTGCACCGACGCGCAGGCCGCCAAGGGCACCGGCCGCTGGACCGACGCCAAGGCCTGGGTCTACGACTTCGAGAACGACCTGCCGCCCGGCGTGCGCTGCACGGTCACCCGCATTCCCACCTTCAAGCCCGCCAGCGGCGAGCTGACCGGCCCCGAGCGCTACCAGTTCAACACCGGCGGCCCCTTCGTGCGCAACTACATGCCGGGCAGCTACAGCCGCATCGACGAACAGCAGATGTTCATGCTCGAGCTCAACGGCGCGGCCACGCTCGACAGCGTGCGCCAGAACATCTGGTGCGCGGCCGACGGCGTGGGCGAGCGCATTCCCGTCAAGCTGCTCGACGGCGAACAGCGCGCAGGCCTCCTCAAGGCCTTCGGCCGCGACAAGGCGGCCGAGAAAGACCCGCTGCGCTTCGTCACGATGCAGTGCAACCGCACGCTGACGCCCGGCGCCAAGGTGCAGGTCGTCTACGGCAAGGGCGTGGCCACGCCTTCCGGTGTGCCCAACAACGTGGAGCGCCGCCTCGACTTCCAGGTGCGCGAGCCCTTCGCCGTCTCGTTTACCTGCGAGCGAGAGAACGCGCAGGCTGCCTGCCTGCCGCTGCGCCCGATGCAGCTGACGTTCAATGCACCGGTCACGCGCAAGCTAGCCGCGCAGATCCAGCTCAAGGGCGACAAGACCATCAAGGCCAAGCTCGAGAACGAGGGCGGCGCGCAGAGCGACGATGACGTGGTCAACGGCGTGAGCTTCGAGCCGCCGCTGGCCGAGAGCACGCAGTACAGCATCGAGCTGCCCTCGAAGTTCGAAGACGCCTCGGGCCGACCGCTGGCCTCGCCCGGCACCTTCCCGCTGAAGGTGGCGACCGGCATGATGCCGCCGCTCGCAAAGTTCGCCGCCTCGCCCTTCGGCGTGGTCGAGCGACTGGCCGAGCCCGACACCCCGGCCATGATGCCGGTCACCGTGCGCCGCGTGGAGCCGAAGCTGTTGGTGAACGCCCTCACGCCCGGCAAGGTGAGCGACATGAACCCGAAGACCGACGCGGAAATCATCGCGTGGTTCCGCAAGGTGCGCCGCTACGACAGCTTCACCATCTCGCGCGAGCAAGCCCGCAAGGACGTGAAGGGCCCGCTGCCCCCGGTCATCGACAAGGACGACCGCACCACGCTGCAAACGCGCATGCTGTCCCTGCTGGCGGGCCAGCAGGGTGTGAAGGCGCTCGACATGCCCAAGTCGGACGCTGGCGATCCGCGCCCCTTCGAAGTCATCGGCATTCCGCTGACTCCCGGCTTCCACGTGCTTGAAATCGCCTCGCAGAAACTCGGCGAGGCGCTGCTCGACGAGCGCTACAACGCCGGCCGCACGATGTACGTGCGCACCACCGCGCTGGCCACCAACCTGGCCGTGCACTTCAAGCTGGGCCGTGAGAACTCGATGGCCTGGGTGACCACGCTCGACAAGGGCAAGGTCGTGGCGGGCGCCGAAGTGCGCGTGTCCGGCTGCGACGGCAAGGCCGTGGCCAGCGGCACCACCGACGCGAACGGCATCGTCATGCTGAATGGCGTGTCGCCGCAGCCGCCGTCGTGCAACGGCCCGAACGAATACGAAACGGGCGCCTGGTTCGTCAGCGCCCGCGCCAAGGACGACAAGGGCGTGGAAGACCTCGCCTTCACCTGGAGCGACTGGCAGCGCGGCATCGAGCCCTGGCGCTTCAACGTGCCGACCAACATGCAGGCCGAGCCCGACCGCATCGCCCACACCATCTTCGACCGCACGCTGCTGCGCGCCGGCGAAACAGTGTCGATGAAGAGCCTGATCCGCACCCAGACCAACAAGGGCTTCGGCTTGCCGGAGAACCGTCCCGACACCCTCGTCATTACCCACACGGGCAGCGGCCAGCGCTTCACGCAGCCGCTGAACTGGCGCAAGACCGCCACCGGCGGCCTGAGCGCGGAGAACACATTCCCCATTCCGCCCGCGGCCAAGCTCGGCGTGTACGAGGTGATGCTGCGCACCGGCAAAGGCAAGGACGCCAACGGAGAAGGCGAGTCCGACGGCGACGAGGACTACGCCCGCAGCTTCAGCACCGGCATGTTCCGCGTCGAGGAATTCCGCCTGCCCGTGCTCGAAGGCCGCATCACGCCCACCGAGAAGAAGCCGCTGGTCGCAGCCACCAGCGTGCCGACCGACGTGCAGATCAACTACGTGGCCGGTGGCGGCGCCGCCAACCTGCCGGTGCGCGTGTCGGCCATGGTGCGCGGCAAGGCCCTGAGCTTCTCCGACTACGACGCCTTCAGCTTCAACCCGCCGCGCGCTACGCAGGGCGACGGCACCGAGGCCGCCACCCCGGCCGCGGACACGAGCGCCGGCGAGGAAGACCTCAACAGCGTGAACGACACCCGCGTGATCGCCGACAAGCTGCCGCTCACGCTGAACAAGGACGGCGGCGGCAAGGTCACGATCGACAAGGTGCCCAAGGTCAAGGCCGCGCGCGAGCTGCTGCTCGAAGCCACGTACGCCGACCCGAACGGCGAGGTGCAGACCATCCGCAGCACGCAGACGCTGTGGCCCGCATCCGTCATCGCCGGCATCAAGACCGAGGGCTGGGTTTCCACTGCCCAGAAGCTGAAGTTCCAGGCGCTCGCACTCGACCTCGCGGGCAAGCCCCAAGCCAACGTGACGCTCAACGTGCGTGCCGTGGCGCGCATCACCACCACCAGCCGCAAGCGCATGGTGGGCGGCTTCTACACCTACGACAACAAGACCGAGACCAAGGACATCGGCACCGTCTGCAGCGGCAAGAGCGACGCGCGCGGCCTGCTGCTGTGCGAGTCTGAGCTGAAGGAAGCCGGCGAAGTCGAACTCATCGCCAGCGCCACCGACAGCGAAGGCCGCGACGCCAAGGCCGTGAGCTCCGTCTACGTGACGAAGCAGGGCGAGCTCTGGTTCGGCGGCGAAGACAACGACCGCATCGACGTGCTGCCCGAGAAGAAGAGCTACCAGCCCGGCGAGGTCGCCAAGTTCCAGGTGCGCAGCCCCTTCCGCTTTGCTACCGCGCTGGTCGCGGTGGAACGCGAAGGCATCATCGAGACGCACGTGGTGCAGCTCGACGGCAAGGACCCAACCGTCACTCTGCAGGTCAAGCCCGAGTGGGGGCCGAACGCCTACGTGAGCGTGCTCGCCCTGCGCGGCCGCCTGCGCGAAGTGCCGTGGTACAGCTTCTTCACCTGGGGCTTCAAGTCGCCGCGCGAGTGGTGGACGGCCTTCTGGTACGAAGGCAAGGAATACGTGGCGCCGACCGCCATGGTCGACCTGAGCAAGCCCGCCTACCGCCTCGGCATGGCCGAGATTCGCGTCGGCACGCGCGCCCATCAGCTCGACGTGACCGTCACCAGCGACAAGCCCAGCTACCCGATCCGCAGCAAAGCGCAGGTCACCATCAGCGCCAAGCTGCCCGACGGCAAGCCGGCGGCAGGCGCCGAAGTGGCGCTGGCCGCAGTCGACCAGGCCCTGCTGGAGCTGATGCCCAACGACAGCTGGAACCTGCTCAACGCCATGCTGCAGCGCCGCAGCTGGGGCGTGAGCACCTCTACCGCGCAGATGGAAATCGTCGGCCGGCGCCACTACGGGCGCAAGGCCGTGCCCGCGGGCGGCGGCGGCGGCAAGGGCCAGACGCGCGAACTGCTCGACACCCTGCTCGTGTGGAACCCGAAGGTGGTGCTCGATGCCAACGGCCAGGCCGTGGTGACGGTGCCGCTGAACGACGCGCTCACCACCTTCAAGATCGTGGCGGTGGCCGATTCAGGCACCAGCCTGTTCGGCACCGGCCAGGCCAGCATCCAGGCCACACAAGATCTGCAGATCATCAGCGGCCTGCCGCCGCTGGTGCGCGAGGACGACCAGTTCCGCGCGCAGATCACGCTGCGCAACACCACGCAGAAGCCGATGAAGGTCGAGGCCACGCCGCGCGCCACCCTGCTCACGCTGGAGCCGCAGACCGTGGACATTCCGGCCGGCGAGGCGCGTGAAGTGGCCTGGACCGTGACCGCGCCCGCACAGCTCGCGCAGACGCGCGCCGAAGCCATCCTGTGGGAGATCGAAGCGAAAGACACCATCGGCGGCGCGCAAGGTGCGAGAGATGCGCTCAAGGTGCGCCAGCGCATCGTGCCTTCGGTGCCGCTCACGGTGCAGCAGGCCACGCTGTTGCAGGTTGATGGACCATTCACGCTAGACGTGGCCCCGCCCGCCGACGCCCTCCCCGGCCGCGGCGGCCTCAAGCTGTCTCTGCAGCCCAAGCTGGCCGAAGGCCTGCCGGGCGTGCGGGACTGGTTTGCGAACTACCCCTTCATCTGCCTCGAACAGAAGACCAGCAAGTCGGTCGGCCTGCGCGACGCGAAGATGTGGCAGGGCGTGCTGGCCCAGTTGCCGACTTACCTCGACAGCGACGGCCTGGCCAACTACTTCCCGCCGCGCGACGGCGAGGCCAACCGCGGCAGCGACATCCTCACTTCGTACCTGCTCGCGGCGACGAACGAGGCTGCGCAGCTCAACCCGGCCTTTGCGCTGGCAGACGACGTGCGCGCGCCGATGGAGTCGGGCCTGATCGCCTTCGTCGAAGGCCGCATCACGCGCGAGTTCTGGAGCCCGCGCAAGGACCTCGACGTGCGCAAGCTCGCCGCGCTCGAAGCGCTCTCGCGCTACGGCAAGGCAAAGGGCAGCATGCTCGGCAGCATCACCATCGCGCCGAACCAGTGGCCCACCAGCGCGGTGATCGACTGGCTCAACATCCTCAAGCGCGTGAACGACGTGCCGCAGCGCCAGCAACGCCTGGACGAAGCCAACAACGTGCTGAAGGCGCGCCTGTCGTACCAGGGCACCAAGCTGATCTTCAGCACCGAGCAGGACGACTACTGGTGGTGGCTGATGACCAACGGCGACGTCAACACCGCCCGCCTGCTGCTCAGCGTGATGGACGACCCGGGCTGGAAAGACGACATCGGCAAGCTGGCCAACGGCTTCATCGGCCGTCAGCAGAACGGCGCATGGCACACCACCACCGCCAACCTGTGGGGCGGACTGGCGCTGGAGAAATTCAGCAAGGTGTTCGAAAGCACGCCGGTGGCAGGCGTCACGGCCGCAACGCTCGGCGCCGTCAAGGCCCAGGTCAACTGGAGCCAGGTCGAACGCGTGAAGACCAGCGACCCGGCCGGCGCACCGAACCAGACCACCTTCTTCGGCGCGCCCGCATCGCCGGGCAACCTGAAGAACAACACGATGTTCCTGCCGTGGGCTGCATCGCCGTCGGGCGCACCGGTGCGCGACACGCTGCTGGTAACGCAGCAGGGCACCGGCAAGCCGTGGCTCACGCTGCAGTCGATTGCCGCCGTGCAGCTGAAGGCGCCGTTCGCGGCCGGCTACGCCATCAAGAAGACCATCACGCCGGTCGAGCAGGCCACTGCCGGCAAGTACACGCGCGGCGACGTGCTGCGCGTAACGCTGGAGGTGAACGCCAGCGCCGACATGACCTGGGTCGTCATCAGCGACCCGATTCCTGGCGGCGCCACCATCCTCGGCGGCGGCCTCGGCCGCGACTCGCAGATCGCCACCCAGGGCGAGAAGAAGTCGGGCGCCGGCTGGGCGGCCTTCGAAGAACGCAGCTTCGAAGCCTTCCGCAGCTACTACGAGTACCTGCCCAAGGGCGTGGTGAAGATGGAATACACCGTGCGCCTGAACAACGTCGGCGACTTCGCTCTGCCCCCGAGCCGCGTCGAGGCGATGTATGCGCCGGAGATGTTCGGCGAGGCGCCGAATGCGCGGGTGAAGGTGGAGGCGGCGAAGTAA